GATTAATAATATCGATTATGAAATAGGTTCTTTTAATCAATTGGATCTTGCAATACTTGACAATGAAATCGAAAGTACTTTTAAGCCTTCAGTGAATGAAAGAACAATAGCTTTAAGATTATTAATTAACAAAAAACTCTTACATGATTTTATTCAAGAGTTTGAAAAAAAAGAGAGTTATTTCGTAAAAAGCAAAACAAACAAAAAAACATTCTATCACTATGGCAACATTGACAGCAATAGCATATTGTTAATTCAATCTATAAAACAGAAATCAGTTCGAGATTTGGCTTTTGATTCTTTTATAAAAGGCGTTTCCTTAAAAGTATTAGGCAATTTTTTTAATAAATTTTACGAAACAAAAAATAAAAATGTACCTCTTACCGAAATTGAAAGCGAGGCAATTGAGAAGACGAAGAACTATTTACTAAATAATTTATACGGTCCATTTCCTTCCTTAACTTTCTTAGCAAGTATGGCAGGAATGTCTGCTTCCAAATACAAAAGCCTTTTTAAAACGCGCTACAACAATACGCCAAAAAATTTATTCATAGAAGAAAAAATAAAACTTGCTCAAAAGCTCCTTAGAAGCGGAGAATATACTACTCTAACTGCAGTTATGTATGAACTTAATTATACCAAACTCAGCTATTTTTGCACTAAATATTTTGAACAGCTCAAAAGAAAACCAACTGATGATTTTGTAAAAAACCACCAAGCTTCAATAAGAAATGAATCTTAAAAATATATAATTCTAACAAAAAAAATGCTGCTGTTAATATTCTTATTAAACAGCAGCATTTTATAATTCAGAGATTATTTAAAATTAACAATAAACTCTGAACGTCTATTTAGTTCGTGTTCTTTTTCAGAACATTTTACACCGTTTGAACAATGGTTTAATAATTGTGTTTCACCAAATCCTTCTCCACTGACTCTTTCTTGTGCAATACCAGCATTTACAATGTAATCAACTGTTGATTTTGCCCTGTTTTCAGAAAGCTTCATGTTAAATTCATCTCTACCTTTACTATCTGTAAAAGAATTTACTTTTACAGATAAGTTTGGACGATCCTTAAGCAAAGACACTACTTTATCTAATTCTTTCTTAGATGATTGTCTAATGTTATAACCATTCAAATCAAAATAAATAGGATTTAATTTTAATTTGCCTGTCAAATCATCTCCATCTTGAATTTTAACCTTTTCGCCCTCTACGACAACTTCCACTTCTTTAACTATTTCAAAACTGATTTCTTTTTTCTCCAAAGGTTTAAGAAGTCCAGTATTTACTGTTTTATCTGCATAAGATGTTTTTGTATATAATACACTATAATCTATATATGGATTTACAGCAATTTTGTAATTACCAGAAGCATCTGTTTTTGCTGTACCGATATTTTCATTATTAGAATTGAATAACTGAACATTAAAATCTGAAAGAGGCTTACCATTTTCTGAAATAGTTCCAAAAACAATTGATCTGAAATCAAAATCAAAAATTACTGGTGAGTTTTCTGTAAAACTATAAATATCATCATTTCCGCTTCTGTTTGAAGAAAAATAACCTTTTTTACTTTCGCTATTCACTACATAGGCAAAATCGTCTGAAACCGTATTAACTCCATCACCAACATTCACAACATGATATTTTCCTTCACTGTCTTTCATTGCCGCAAATACATCTAGTCCACCAAGTCCAGGATGTCCGTCTGAAGCAAAGTATAGAATACCATTATTGTCCATATAAGGATAAGTTTCTCTTCCCGGAGTATTAACTTCGTCGCTTAATTTGGTAACGTCATTACTAACAAGATTTCCTTTCTTTAAACTTACTACATATAAGTCTGAATTTCCAAAGCTATTGTTACGGTCAGACACAAAATAGAGCTGCGATTCGTCTGGACTTATCGCTGGATGCGCTGAAGAAAAACCATCGCTATTTATTGGATAAGGCAATTCTTTTACATTTTTCCACTCTCCTTTAACATTTTCTGCAACGTAAATTTTCAAGAAATTAGTGCCATTTTTATCTGATCCTAACTTGCCATCTATAATATTATTTCTGGTAAAATACATGTATTTACCATCTTTTGTTACTGCTGCACTACTCTGATGGTATTTGGTATTTACATCACCTTTAATTAATACCGCATCTTCTAATCCTCCATCTGCAGTAATATTAGCTGAATATAATTTCATAAATGACTTTTCATTCCAGCTGTGCTTTCTTTTGATTACTACTCCAGTATCTTTTGCTGATGCAAATATTACTTTATCTTTCCCATCAAAAGCAGTTCCAAACTCAGAAACTGGTGTATTGATACTAACAGGTTTAAAGCTATAACGTCCTGACTCTTTTTGAATATCGGCCATTAATTTTTGCTCTTTCCAATTTTCACTAAGATCCTTTTTACTCGATACTGCATAATATTTTTTTATGACAGCATTAGCTTCATTGTACTTTTTTGCATTATTTAGAGCCTGAGCGTATCTAAAATAAAATTCTGAATCTACTGATTGTCCAGAATTAAAAACTTTTGAGTAGGCTTCTGCAGCTTCAGGGTATTGCCCATTAAAATAATAGCAATTCCCTAATTTTGTATAAACCTCTAATGATGTACTTCCTTTATCTGCTAGATTCTTATACAATTTGGCAGCCTCAACAAAAGCAAACTTATCATAAGTTTCATTTGCTTTTTCAATCTTTTTATCCTGTGCCTTAACAATTCCTACTTGCATTAAACAAACACAAAGTACTGTTAGTATAGTTCTTATCTTTTTAGATATCATTTTTTTATCCTATTTTATGGTTATTAAAAGAATCTTGGAGTAACAAGTCTGTATTTGGTTCCAGAAAACAAGTCAAAACGAAGAAAAATTTCATGTGATCCTGAGTTATAATTTCCGATTTTTTGTGTGTCATAATCATAAGCATAACCAATGTTCAAACCTGAACTAACTTGAAAACCGGCCATGGCACTTACAGCTGCATCCCATCTATAAGCTGCTCCTAAAGTCAATTTTTCATTGATTAAGAAATTGGCAGATAAATCGACTGCTATAGGAGCACCGCTCACCATCTTAACCATTGCAGCTGGTTTAAACTTAAGATTATCGTTAAGATCAAAAACATAACCTCCCATTGCATAAAAGTGCATTCTTTTTGAAGCTATTGATGTTTTAACATCATCATAAAATTTTGTTTCTAAAATCATTGGTACCGATAAACCTGCGTACCATTTTGAAGAGTGAAAATAGATTCCTGCTCCAAAGTTTGGAGAATTCTTTGTTAAATTTCCGGAAAGAAAATGATCTTCTGGTCTTTCAACATTAAGCTTATTGTAATCAATCTGCATAAAATTACCACTTGCACTAATCCCTAAAGATAAATGAACATCAGCCGAAAGCTGGATTGGATAAGCATAACTTGCAGTTAACGTAGTTTCTTGCGACGGTCCAATTTTATCACTTACTACAGATAACCCTAAACCTTGTCCGCTCTCCGTAATTGGCGCTTCTATAGAAAAGTTTGCTGTTTTAGGAGCTCCATCCAATCCTACCCATTGTGTTCTATACAATCCAAAAATGCTTGGTAAACCACGGGTTCCAGTATATCCTGGATTAATTGTCATCGTATTATACATATATTGTGTATATTGGGATTCCTGCTGGGCCGAAACCCCAAAAACTCCCAAAACAAATATTGTAATTACATAAAAAATTTTCTTCATTAGTTCTAATTCTTAAATACTTAAATTATTCCTATTATTATTGGTTATTGATATATAGATAACCTGCTTTTTGCTCGCCTTTTCCTTTCTTGTTATATTTCAGAATATAAAAATAGGTTCCTGTTGGAAGCTTGTCTCCTCTTTTTACCGTTACACGGCCATCAGAATAACCTTTAAACATATTATCGCTTTCATTGTAAGAAACTGCATCAAATACTTTTACACCCCAACGATTATAGATTTCTACTGTATTATCTGGATATTGATCTATTCCTTCAATGCGGAAAGTATCATTTATACCATCATCATTTGGTGAAACTGCATTGTAAACTATAACATCACCTAAATCGCGGTCATTCGTTTTCTTAACTAATGCCATAGTAAAAATTCCGTAGCCGCTTACTGTTCCTGTCAATAAATTAGAATAAGCTTCTCCTGCAATATCTTCACTTAATATTCCATGCTCATTAACCCATTTTGTTCCGTTCCAGCGTACTATTGCCAATTCTGTTTCATCGTTTTGAACAAAAAAGCCTGATGGTGTTGTATCGTGATCCAAGGTTAGGCTTAAAACAATATTTTCACTTCCCTGATCCTGTGTTATTACCCAATATTCTTTATCATTTATAGTAACAATGTCTTCGTCTTTACTATTATGAGAATATTGCGGATGAGAATTTTTATAGAAATATTGTGTCGTATAAACATTTGCTAACGAACTATTTGCTGCATGGTAAGAAGGTCTAAAAAATAACTCGTTCCCTACTGGAAACTGAAATTCTGCATTTCCTCTTTTTTCTACTTTTCCGTCAACAAAACTCTGATCTCCGGCAGAGGTATGGGCTGCATTTTCAAGAAAAATCATTTTACCGTTCTCATACAATGCATTGATGATTCCGTTTTTGTAATCTGAATTTTTCCCCACAGAGATTTTGGTTGTCAGGTCAAAAGGAACTAAAGCGCTTACATTATCATAAATGATGTTTTGGAAGTCTGCCTGTTTTGTACCTTCAATAAGCTGCTGCTGTTTTCCTTCAAAATAGGTTTTACCGTTTAAGGCAGGAGTATAACTTACTTTTCCGTCGTTGTTCCAGTTTTGAAAAATGTAGGTTTCACCATCATTAATAAAATCACCAGATGTACCATTGCTGTAATCCATATAAACTGCCATTATGGTTTTATCAGCAACTTTTACCTCTCCATTATTTACCATTTGGGCATGTACCATATTACAAGTAAACAGACCTGCAAATAATCCCAAGGCATATGAACCTTTTTTATTTACCATTTTAAAATCTGACAATTTTACTTTATATAAATCTTTATTTTCCATAGAATTGGTATTGGTTACCACATTAAATTAAACTTTTAATTAGTTGATAAAATTAATTTATCAATCCATCCTGCTTTATCCCTAAAAGTTAATACTATATCAGAATAAGGTATTTTTCCTATAAAAACCTAAGTCTTTTTATCTTAGGTTTTTAATTAATGCTTTTAACTCTTCTATTTCTTTTTGCTGCATTGCCTGATTATTTTGCAGTTCTTTAATTGTAGCATTAGAAGCACTTATTTCTTTCTGCTGTTCTTTTACTGCTTCTACTAATACAGGAATAAGCATAGTATAATTTACTGTGTAAAAACCTTTGTCATTTTTGCTTACCGCTTCTGGAAGAATTTTTTCGATGTCTTGTGCAATTACTCCCAATTGGTGTTTATCATTAAAGTTCATTTCTTTAAACTCTTCTTTTCTCCAATTGTAACTAACACCCTGTACTTTTTCTACAATACTCAAAGCATCTGTAATTGGCGCAATATCTTTTTTGTAACGACGGTCTGAAGTAACATTAAATGCTGTACCATTAGCATCAACACAACTTATTGTTCCGTATACCGTAAGTTTATCTGCTGTTGGCAGACCATTTCCAATAGAGAAATTATTCGTTGTTCCGTCAATTTGGAAAATTCTTGTAGCTACTCCTGGAGAAATAGCCAGGTTCGGATTCATATAGCGCGTACGGGCAATGCTGAAATTATTACCACTTGTGCCGTCAATTGCTGTACCTAAATAATATCCTGTTGAACCTGCTTTGAATAATAATTCATTGCTGCCCTCTGTAGAAGTACTGTTTTCTAAGACCAATTGTTTACCATCATTTCTAAAATGCGATATACCTCCTTCTACATTAAATCTTGTATCTGGCGCAGTAGTTCCTATACCAACATTACCTACAGTATTTATAGACATGCGCTTTACATTCTCTGTCCAGAAATCTAAACCAAAACGATTTGAACCGCTTGTAACTGAAGTTCTGTTAGAACTAATACCTGCCTGTGAAGACACACTTCCAAATACAAGACCTGAATTTGCAGGAGAAAGCGTTCCATCAGAAGTTCCGTCTGCGTCAACAATTATCGCATTAGCAACATGCATTTTACCATTACCATAAATTCGCGCTAATTCTTTTGAACCTGTTGCACCAGTTCCTGCATTAAAACTAAAACCATTTGCTGTTGTTGGAACCTGTAACTTAAATTGGGCGTTGTTTACACCTAACCCATAAACCATATTATCGTTGTTTCCATTTTGATACAATACAATCTTTCTATTTGCAAAAACATTTTCAAATTGTAATGGTGCATTTGGAAAAGCTGTACCAATACCAATATTTCCCATTTGGTAAATATTTTGAGTATTTTCTGTAGCCTGTTTATTTGTCGCTGTATTAAACCAAGGTTCTTTAACCACTAAAGGAGCGTCTACCCAAGTTGGCGCCGTACCGACAGTCTGCATAATTTGATCGGCTTTTCCTGCAGTTAAGCTAATTTCTGTATCTTTAAATGCATTGTTTGCTCCGTTTGTAACTGTTATTAAGTTTGAACTTGTTACAGAACCCGCACCAGTTGTTGGCGGCGCACCAGCTTCTCCTTTTTCTCCTTGAATTCCTTGAGGCCCCGTAGCTCCTGGCTCTCCTTGAGGTCCAGCAACTCCTTGTTCACCTTGAGATCCTTGAGGTCCAGCAACTCCTTGTTCGCCTTGAGGTCCTTGAGGTCCAGCAACTCCTTGCTCGCCTTGAGGTCCTTGTGGTCCAGCAGCTCCTTGTTCTCCTTGAATTCCTTGAGGCCCCGTAGCTCCTGGCTCTCCTTGAGGTCCAGCAACTCCTTGTTCACCTTGAGATCCTTGAGGTCCAGCAGCTCCTTGTTCGCCTTGAGGCCCTTGAGGTCCAGCAACTCCTTGTTCGCCTTGAGGTCCTTGAGGTCCAGCAGCTCCTTGTTCTCCTTGAAGACCTTGAAGACCAGCAGTTCCCGGTTCTCCCTGAGGCCCTTGAGGTCCAACTGCTCCCGGAATACCTTGAATACCTTGCATTCCCTGTGGCCCTGCTTGGCTTA
The Flavobacterium humidisoli DNA segment above includes these coding regions:
- a CDS encoding type IX secretion system membrane protein PorP/SprF is translated as MKKIFYVITIFVLGVFGVSAQQESQYTQYMYNTMTINPGYTGTRGLPSIFGLYRTQWVGLDGAPKTANFSIEAPITESGQGLGLSVVSDKIGPSQETTLTASYAYPIQLSADVHLSLGISASGNFMQIDYNKLNVERPEDHFLSGNLTKNSPNFGAGIYFHSSKWYAGLSVPMILETKFYDDVKTSIASKRMHFYAMGGYVFDLNDNLKFKPAAMVKMVSGAPIAVDLSANFLINEKLTLGAAYRWDAAVSAMAGFQVSSGLNIGYAYDYDTQKIGNYNSGSHEIFLRFDLFSGTKYRLVTPRFF
- a CDS encoding tail fiber domain-containing protein, producing MKHLKHGIIVILSLFGFDNAQAQVGVGTLTPDNSAQLDITSSNKGVLMPRIALTKTTDQSPVTGAIAKSLLVYNTATVNDVTPGFYYWDGSKWSRMIEGNDPVQFTETLTTLHYDNTNNQLTYIDEKGVSNVLQLLSQAGPQGMQGIQGIPGAVGPQGPQGEPGTAGLQGLQGEQGAAGPQGPQGEQGVAGPQGPQGEQGAAGPQGSQGEQGVAGPQGEPGATGPQGIQGEQGAAGPQGPQGEQGVAGPQGPQGEQGVAGPQGSQGEQGVAGPQGEPGATGPQGIQGEKGEAGAPPTTGAGSVTSSNLITVTNGANNAFKDTEISLTAGKADQIMQTVGTAPTWVDAPLVVKEPWFNTATNKQATENTQNIYQMGNIGIGTAFPNAPLQFENVFANRKIVLYQNGNNDNMVYGLGVNNAQFKLQVPTTANGFSFNAGTGATGSKELARIYGNGKMHVANAIIVDADGTSDGTLSPANSGLVFGSVSSQAGISSNRTSVTSGSNRFGLDFWTENVKRMSINTVGNVGIGTTAPDTRFNVEGGISHFRNDGKQLVLENSTSTEGSNELLFKAGSTGYYLGTAIDGTSGNNFSIARTRYMNPNLAISPGVATRIFQIDGTTNNFSIGNGLPTADKLTVYGTISCVDANGTAFNVTSDRRYKKDIAPITDALSIVEKVQGVSYNWRKEEFKEMNFNDKHQLGVIAQDIEKILPEAVSKNDKGFYTVNYTMLIPVLVEAVKEQQKEISASNATIKELQNNQAMQQKEIEELKALIKNLR
- a CDS encoding OmpA family protein, with amino-acid sequence MISKKIRTILTVLCVCLMQVGIVKAQDKKIEKANETYDKFAFVEAAKLYKNLADKGSTSLEVYTKLGNCYYFNGQYPEAAEAYSKVFNSGQSVDSEFYFRYAQALNNAKKYNEANAVIKKYYAVSSKKDLSENWKEQKLMADIQKESGRYSFKPVSINTPVSEFGTAFDGKDKVIFASAKDTGVVIKRKHSWNEKSFMKLYSANITADGGLEDAVLIKGDVNTKYHQSSAAVTKDGKYMYFTRNNIIDGKLGSDKNGTNFLKIYVAENVKGEWKNVKELPYPINSDGFSSAHPAISPDESQLYFVSDRNNSFGNSDLYVVSLKKGNLVSNDVTKLSDEVNTPGRETYPYMDNNGILYFASDGHPGLGGLDVFAAMKDSEGKYHVVNVGDGVNTVSDDFAYVVNSESKKGYFSSNRSGNDDIYSFTENSPVIFDFDFRSIVFGTISENGKPLSDFNVQLFNSNNENIGTAKTDASGNYKIAVNPYIDYSVLYTKTSYADKTVNTGLLKPLEKKEISFEIVKEVEVVVEGEKVKIQDGDDLTGKLKLNPIYFDLNGYNIRQSSKKELDKVVSLLKDRPNLSVKVNSFTDSKGRDEFNMKLSENRAKSTVDYIVNAGIAQERVSGEGFGETQLLNHCSNGVKCSEKEHELNRRSEFIVNFK
- a CDS encoding helix-turn-helix domain-containing protein produces the protein MRKFTHSYTLTPEWQYDLVKQLGTELLDNKLIIVPKDIGKGFFYFSQVTEGISVVYADLTATVPIKLTRQKSENEIFIFHFDLSEHINLIKINNIDYEIGSFNQLDLAILDNEIESTFKPSVNERTIALRLLINKKLLHDFIQEFEKKESYFVKSKTNKKTFYHYGNIDSNSILLIQSIKQKSVRDLAFDSFIKGVSLKVLGNFFNKFYETKNKNVPLTEIESEAIEKTKNYLLNNLYGPFPSLTFLASMAGMSASKYKSLFKTRYNNTPKNLFIEEKIKLAQKLLRSGEYTTLTAVMYELNYTKLSYFCTKYFEQLKRKPTDDFVKNHQASIRNES
- a CDS encoding gliding motility-associated C-terminal domain-containing protein; amino-acid sequence: MENKDLYKVKLSDFKMVNKKGSYALGLFAGLFTCNMVHAQMVNNGEVKVADKTIMAVYMDYSNGTSGDFINDGETYIFQNWNNDGKVSYTPALNGKTYFEGKQQQLIEGTKQADFQNIIYDNVSALVPFDLTTKISVGKNSDYKNGIINALYENGKMIFLENAAHTSAGDQSFVDGKVEKRGNAEFQFPVGNELFFRPSYHAANSSLANVYTTQYFYKNSHPQYSHNSKDEDIVTINDKEYWVITQDQGSENIVLSLTLDHDTTPSGFFVQNDETELAIVRWNGTKWVNEHGILSEDIAGEAYSNLLTGTVSGYGIFTMALVKKTNDRDLGDVIVYNAVSPNDDGINDTFRIEGIDQYPDNTVEIYNRWGVKVFDAVSYNESDNMFKGYSDGRVTVKRGDKLPTGTYFYILKYNKKGKGEQKAGYLYINNQ